TCTGGACATCCAACCTGGGTTCAGCCCCAGGCCAATGTGTGGGGGTGCGTTGATAGAATCCTCACTTGGCCCGGGTGCAGCAGACAGGGTGGCCCTGGGCTGAGGATTCCTATGAGGCAGGGCTGGTGGGTGGGCAGCAGGCTGGAGCCGAGTGGTCTCCCTGGCCCTTGGACACTGCTCTTTGGGCTGACAGCCCCACTGGGGCCCCTGATGCCTGTCTCCCTTGCAGCGCCCCCTCAATTCCAGGAGACACCTCCTGCTGTGTTGGAAGTGCAGGAACTGGAGCCTGTGACCCTGCGTTGTGTGGCCCGTGGCAGCCCCCTGCCTCGTGTGACGTGGAAGCTCCGAGGAAAGGACcttggccagggccagggccaggtgcaAGTGAGTCCTGGGGGTGGACAGAGTGGGCCATATAGAGTGTGAAGGGAAGGTGGGGGCCTGGCAGTGGGGCCAGAGGACACAGGAGGCAAAGGCCAGGCTGGAGGATGGGCCAGAAGAAGGGCTTGGCATTGTTTGCCCCGAGCCTGGGGTGCTGCCTCCCTCTGCTGGCCAGTCTCAGAAGTGCAGGATCTGAGGCTGACAGGGGAAAGGAATCTTCTTCACCCACTCCTTCCCTAGGTGCAGAACGGGACGCTGCGGATCCGCCGGGTAGAGCGAGGCAGCTCTGGGGTCTACACCTGCCAAGCCTCCAGCACTGAGGGCAGCGCCACCCACGCCACCCAGCTGCTAGTGCTAGGTGCTGTCTGGCGGGAGGGCTGGGGTCCAGGGTTACCTATGCAAGGGGGCTGTGACCTGTGGCTGAATTGGTTCACAGCAAGATAGGAAGGAGATTTGTGCCTGAGGGCAGGGCCTGTGGAAGCTAAGGGGGCTCCCAGTGCAGGCCGTTGCTCTGAAACCAGCACCTTAATTTTAAAAGGCTCAGTAAACAGACAAAGTGATCTTAGTGCCCAGTAGTGTGTTGCAGTGGAAAGGACATGGGTGCTTGTGTTAGGCTGTGAGCCGGCTAACTccttgagtctcagtttcttcatctttgtaaAGAGACTCATATCTACCTCTCAGGTCTGTTACAAGAATTTACTTAGGTGCAGCTGAGCCCAGTCACTGGCACATGGTAATTCCTGGCCAAGATCCTTCCTTTAGAAGGGAAACTGAGAAGCAGAAGGCCTGGACTGTGCCTACATAGAGCCTATTATCTTTGTGGGGAAGTGAGACTAATTGGGGAAACAGGGAAGTGTTGCTGTCCGTGGTACTGTAAGAAACGCAGTGCCGGGTAATGGTTAAAGGTGTCGTCTGTGGCATCAGGAAGCCTAGTATGAATGTTGCCTCTCCTGCTGTCCTTGGGCAATCACCTCACAATCTCTCTGCCTCTGAGccttcatttcttcacctagaaaatGGAGACAATTCCCACCACAAAGCttttggtgaggattaaatggggtCGTGcacataaagtgcttagcacttAGCGTCCTGCATGCAGTCAGTGCTCTGTTGGGTCAGCTCGTATCATGACCTCTTCTTACTGACTGCTCATGTGGTAccggcccagagaggggaaggagtAGTGGAACTGTAGTAGCCAGAGGTGGTTTTGCAGGAGGTATGTGGCGTGGCCAGGCCCTTGGGAGGGGCATTCCAGACCTGGGGTGCAGGGAGCAAAGACATGGAGATGGGGGACAGCCAGCTGCCCACACTGACCTGAAAGAGTTCGTGAGGGCTGACATGTGGAAAGATGGCTGGCCAGGTAGGGAGGGTTTGGATCGCAGGGCTCCACAGGGCTGGGTTTGAACTTAGTGTAGTAGGAGCCAGGTGCTGTTGCAGGTTCCTGAGCAGAAGAAGTGTTCTGTGGCTCAAGGGGCTGTTTCTGTATGAATGGCCATTAGACTGGCAGCCACAGGGGAGCCTGGAGTCAGGGGCTGCTGCAGCATCTTGAGGTGAGGTATTAGGCACCTGGGTTAGGGTCAGAGACAGAGAAGTAATTCAAGAGGTGACAACCAGGGATACAAATGGTAAATGAGCAGAGTTAAACTGactcccccaaacacacacaccattccTCGGCAGTGGAACTGCATGAATGGAGTTGCTCTTGATGGAACAGAGAGAatttggaaagaggaatggatctCAGGGACAGGATGAATTCTTGTTACATACAGGGGGAAGCTTCTGTTTCCATTCCCCAAAGCCCTGTAACAATGAGCCCTAGGATTccagagggcagggctgggaagAGTTGTAGAGGTGACCTCAGGGTTCTGGGAAGACTGTGGGCTGAGGCCACTTCCTCCCCTTGTGCACCCCACAGGACCCCCAGTCATCGTGGTGCCCCCCAAGAACAGCACAGTCAATGCCTCCCAGGATGTTTCCTTGGCCTGCCATGCTGAGGCATACCCCGCTAACCTCACCTACAGCTGGTTCCAGGACAACATCAACGTCTTCCACATTAGGTGGGGTCACCCTCATTaggagggtggaggtggggaattCACAGTCTCTGAAGAGCCGCTTGGCTGGGCAAGGCCTGGACCCCTCCTCACACATGCCACATTGCAGCCGCCTGCAGCCCCGGGTGCGGATCCTGGTGGACGGGAGCCTGCGGCTGCAGGCCACCCAGCCTGATGATGCCGGCTGCTATACCTGTGTGCCCAGCAATGGCCTTCTGCATCCACCCTCAGCCTCTGCCTACCTCACTGTGCTCTGTAAGCCTGACCCCAGCTTCTCCCTCAGCCTGCTCCCTTCCCCTGGGCCAGGCCAagcccctctcccccaacttGCCACTACTTTCCCCCAgacccagcccaggtgacagctATGCCTCCTGAGACACCCCTGCCCATAGGCATGCCGGGGGCGATCCGCTGCCCGGTTCGTGCCAACCCCCCACTGCTCTTTGTCAGCTGGACCAAGGATGGAAAGGCCCTGCAGCTGGACAAGGTACAGGCTtggggcaggggaaggagggTCTTAGCTTGCTGTTATTCTGCTCAGGACAGCAGGGTGGAGTTAGCTCAGTTTAATTCAGTTCAGTGACTGGGGACACACATCTTTTTGTGAATTTAATTTGTGTTATAAGACATGTTGCATAGGAAACTACTTAAAACCCCTGAGGAAAAATTTCCATGGTTTAAAGTGGTGGTTTTGTGTCTTCTTTGGGGAAAGAAGAGAGATGATCTCTGGGGAAAATGATGGCAAAGAGTCAAGAAGCAGAACTGAAGGTTCTTTCGTGTGATGACTGGGAAATTGTGTGTCCCGGGGGAACACACACTTCTTACCAGGTGCTGTGTGGGGTAGTGGGTTGAGGGCAGGGGCAAGGAGGCATCCATCCTTAAAGTGGGCACCATCTGGGCAGAGGATAGCAACACTGTCTGGAAGGCCAGGGATGGAGCTCGTGCCTTCCTCTTAGGGTGGTTGAGGATAGACCAGCAACAGATTTTGGGACTTTGGTGATGGGCCTCAAAGAGGACACAGTCATTCCCTTGCAGAAACCAGGGTCAAGAGGCAGGAAGTAGTACAGTACATTTATGGAATCATGGATCGTCCAATTGGGTGGGAGCTGGAGTGCCTGTAGGGACATGAATGGTGCAGAGAAAGCTGGAAAGACAAGTTAGCATCAAAAGGAAGAACTGGATGCCAAATTACTATTGCCTCATTCCAAGGCAATTGGGATCTTTTGTCTGCAGAGACTATAAATTCTTTGAGGCCTAGTATTGCATCTTTTCATCATAGTGTACCTGGGGCTTCTACAACAATAGTACTCAGTATATCTTTGttgaatatttaagaaaaaagtctACAGGCAGTTGGAGCTGCTGGAGTTTGTTGAGCATTGGTGTGATAGAATCAGAGCTGTGATCAGGGGGTGAGCTTGTCCAGTGGAATGTAGCAGGAGATACTGGACATAGGAAGAGGGGTTCTGAAGCTGAAATGGCCCAGGTGAAAGTTGTGGAGTCTGATTTACAGAGGAGGACATGAAGATGAATGGGCTCATGCTCTGACAAAAGGGACTTCCCAGGATGACTGGCTTAGTGAGTATTTCACTAGGGGGAGTGAGGGAACGTGAGGAGGCAGACTTCAGCAAGAAGGATGGTGGGCCCTTTAATAGAGAAATAGGAGCTGGTTTGGGGTAGAAGACTCTGAACTTAGTTGTGGAGTGCTGGGAAGAGAGCCAGGTGAAGTCCCAGCAGGCAGGAAGCCCCATGCGGCCCAACTCCAGGGGTGGCCATTCACAGTGTATTTTCTGTGAGTGGCACCCCCTGGAGTTGTGTAGTCACAGCCTCACACTATTGGGAGGGGTCCCTCtgtaggaaagagaaaaaggaagcacTGGAAATCAGAGAGAGGTCAGGCCTAGACATGGAGCTGCTGGAGTCCTCTGCACAGCTGTGGGTTTCTCGTCCTGCCCCTCTCTTGTACTGCCATCCCGGGCTTGTCTCTGCTGAGCTCCTCTCTCTAGCTGtcatcttctcttccttccagTTCCCTGGCTGGTCCCAGGGCACAGAAGGCTCACTGATCATCGCCCTGGGGAACGAAGATGCCCTGGGAGAATACTCCTGCACCCCCTACAACAGTCTTGGTACCGCTGGGCCCTCTCCTGTGACCCGCGTGCTGCTCAAGGTTAGGCCGGGCGTGGGTGGGGGCCTGTGGTGACAGTGGGTCAGATGGCTGGAGATGGTGCTAAGGCCAGgctgatgggggtggggtggggcagacaCATGGGGAGGGGTTTCCAAATTTGTTTCCCATGGTGGCCACGGCAGCAGCTGCCTGATGCCATCCCAGAGGTTTCTGCAGAGGTGGTGCTCGGGAGGTGGGACATCAGTCACACACATCCAAAAGTAAGATATCCTGTTTGCCCCGCCTCTCACTAACCTTGACCATGCTGCCTCCCTCTCTGGAGCTCTGGGAGGAAGAATGTTCTGCAGAGGTTTGTACATCTCTGAGAGTCCTGCCTAAGCCTGCCAGCCCTTACTACACCACCATTTTCCTCCAGCCCCTACCCACTGGGGAACAGAAACAGAGCCAGAGAGGAattgagagatggagagagaatgAGGTGGAGACAGGCTTGGTGAGTGTTTAGCTAGGGGGAGTGAGGGAGAGTGAGGTGAGACATGGCATGACAGGGAGCACAGAGAGGGGGAGTAGCCAGCCTTAGATGTAAGAGAGGGCCCCTCCCAATGCCAGATCTGGCTTGCAGGCTCCCCCAGCTTTTATAGAGCTGCCCAAGGAAGAATATTTCCAAGAAGTAGGGCGGGAGCTGCTCATCCCCTGCTCCGCCCAAGGGGACCCTCCTCCTGTCATCTCTTGGGCCAAGGTAAGGCTCCTGAGCCCGCTCTGCCTGTACCCGCGCCCACTACACCCCTGCCTCTCGTGCCCCAGCCAGTTTGTGGGAGGGAGGGTGTGGGAAGGAGAGGGCTGTCAGAGGCCAGGTGGGGAGGAACTGGAGCTGCCTGGAGAGATGAGGGGCGCCCTTGGTGAGGGGTGGCTGCGTGTGTCCTCAGGGCTCACCAGTGGTTCTGTAGGTGGGCCGGGGGCTGCAAGGCCAGGCCCAGGTGGACAGCAACAGTAGCCTCATCCTGCGACCATTGACCAAGGAGGCCCACGGGCGCTGGGAATGCAGTGCCAGCAATGCTGTGGCCCGAGTGGCCACCTCCACGAATGTCTACGTGCTGGGTTAGTGGCCGGAGAgagggccaggggctgggagaaacTACGTGGGAATCATTTTTGGAGGCCCAGAAAGGGGATCATGGGTGTGGGACCCCTGGGATGATGATGGGTGAAGGTCAGTGGCCCTGGGGCCCCTGCTACTCTCTACACTCCCTCAGGCCCTGACCACCATCCCTCCATTCCCCCCTGCCCAGGCACTAGCCCTCATGTTGTCACCAATGTGTCCGTGGTGCCTTTGCCCAAGGGTGCCAATGTCTCCTGGGAGCCTGGCTTTGATGGTGGCTATCTGCagagattcagtgtctggtacaCCCCACTGTGAGTGACCTGCTCCTGCCATTTCTCTGCACCAATCttgcctcctttcctctccttcttgAACCTATCTGGCCTTCTGCCCTTTCTTCTGTCCCTCTATCCCTCACCAGTCCTGGCTCTGCTTCTGTTTCCAGACTCTGAGACATTCAGGGCCAAGGTCCTGAGACCTTGGATGGTTGAGCAGAGGGGAGGTGGTTAGATCTCTGGACCCCAGATCTTCTGGTCTTCCTAGCTCACGAGGTGCCCCCCATGTCCTCATGTCTCCCAGGGCCAAGCGTCCTGACCGAATGCACCATGACTGGGTGTCCTTGGCAGTGCCTGTGGGGGCTGCTCACCTCCTAGTGCCAGGGCTGCAGCCCCACACCCAGTACCAGTTCAGCGTGCTAGCTCAGAACAAGCTGGGGAGTGGTCCCTTCAGCGAAATCGTCTTGTCTGCTCCTGAAGGTGAGAAGCTTCTCGTCCCAGAACAGCAGAGACAAGGATGGGGAAGGGCTGCTAGGAGAGCTGGGATATGGGAGGCTCTGGGTGGGAAGGGGCAGAGGTGCTGGCCAGCTTGGGGTCCAGAGGGGTGTGTGGAAGATGATTTGAGCTTGTCTTCAGGGGCTCTGGGAGAAGAGTTGGGCACTGGGGGTCGTGGAAGGCCAGGGGAGGGGCGCTGGGAATCCTTGCTCTGATCTGCCTTTCTGTCCCATGCAGGGCTTCCTACCACGCCAGCTGCACCCAGGCTTCCCCCAACAGAGATACCGCCTCCCCTGTCCCCTCCGCGGGGTCTGGTGGCAGTGAGGACACCCCGGGGGGTACTCCTGCATTGGGATCCCCCAGAGCTGGTCCCTAAGAGACTGGATGGCTACGTCTTGGAAGGCCGGCAAGGCTCCCAGGGCTGGGAGGTGCTGGACCCGGCTGTGGCAGGCACAGAAACAGAGCTGCTGGTGCCAGGCCTCATCAAGGTATTTGCGAGAGGCGATACAGAGAAAAGCCTCCTAGGGGCTCTCCTGCGTCCTTCTCCATTCCCCAAACCCTATCTTCTCATCTTGATTTGAGCTCTTCACCTCCGCGTCCTACCTCACCCTTCTGTCCCAAGTGCACAGTCTTTCCGCGCACCGCTGGGTTGGGCGGTGCTGGGCCCTGACCTCCCTCCTGGTACCCCATCCCCATCGCAGGATGTTCTCTACGAGTTCCGCCTCGTGGCTTTCGCGGGCAGCTTCGTCAGCGACCCCAGCAACACGGCCAACGTCTCCACTTCCGGTGAGCACGTGGCGTGAGGGAGGAGCCCCAGGGCTCCTCTGAGTCCACTGACCCTCCCTCGTGGCCCCCTGCCTAGGTCTGGAGGTCTACCCTTCGCGCACGCAGCTGCCgggcctcctgccccagcccgTGCTGGCTGGCGTGGTGGGCGGAGTCTGCTTTCTGGGCGTGGCCGTCCTTGTGAGCATCCTGGCCGCCTGCCTCATGAACCGGCGCAGGGctgcccgccgccgccgccgcaagCGCCTCCGCCAAGGTAAGCCCCTCCACCGTCAGCCCTGCTACTGCGCACTTGGGCCTAGCTTCCTTAAGCCCCTCCTACCTGGGGGAAAATCCCTCGCTCCTGTGTGCTCCAGGTGCATTCTCTTAGTCCTGCATCTGGTCCTGCCTACGCTTTTCCCAGCCGGATGGGGTTGGGTGAGAGAGTCTCCGCCTAGAGGGCCTTGATTTTTGCCTGTGTCATCTACTATTCTCGTGCCTTTCCAGATCCACCTCTTATCTTCTCTCCGACCGGGAAGTCAGCTGCACCGTAAGTGCCTCCACCTCCTTGGCTTTCTTCTGCCTTTCCATTGTACGTGCCAGTatcttctgcttccttttttgCATCTTTAGCGGGGGGATGTTGGGTGTTGGGGAGGAACAAAAGTGGGAGAGGGTAAGGAGGAGTGTGCAGTGGCCCCAGCCTGAGGCCGGTCCAGTATGGCCTGTGCCTTCCTTCCACCCCTCCACCTTGTTGGTCCTTTCCTCGCTTGTTCTCCCTAGCTCTGCTCTGTTGTTCATCAAACCTCTCAAGGCCTGACGCTGGCTCCTGGGAGGGGGATCTGCCCCTGCCACAGACCCTGATCTCCTATCCTTCCCCAGCTCTgctctgggctcaggcagtcctgaCAGCGTGGCGAAGCTGAAGCTCCAGGGATCCCCAGTCCCCAGCCTGCGCCAGAGTCTGCTCTGGGGGGATCCTGCCGGAACTCCCAGCCACCACCCAGATCCTCCATCTAGCCGGGGACCCTTACCCCTGGAGCCCATTTGCCGGGGCCCAGACGGGCGCTTTGTGATGGGGCCCACTGTGGTGGCCCCCCAGGAAAGGTCAGGCCCAGAGCAGGCAGAACCTCGGACTCCAGCCCAGCGTCTGGCCCGGTCCTTTGACTGTAGCAGTAGCAGCCCCAGTGGGGCACCCCAGCCCCTCTGCATTGAAGACATCAGCCCTGTGGCACCCCCTCCAGCAGCCCCACCCAGTCCCTTGCCAGGTCCCGGACCCCTGCTCCAGTACCTAAGCCTGCCCTTCTTCCGAGAGATGAATGTGGATGGGGACTGGCCCCCTCTTGAGGAGCCCAACCCTGCTGCACCCCCAGATTACATGGATACCCGGCGCTGTCCCACCTCATCTTTCCTTCGTTCTCCAGACACCCCTCCTGTGTCCCCCAGGGAATCACTTCCTGGGGCTGTGGTAGGGGCTGGGGCCACTGCAGAGCCCCCTTACACAGCCCTGGCTGACTGGACACTGAGGGAGCGGCTGCTGCCAGGCCTTCTCCCTGCTGCCCCTCGAGGCAGCCTCACCAGCCAGAGCAGCGGGCGAGGCAGCGCTTCGTTCCTGCGGCCCCCCTCCACAGCCCCCTCTGCAGGAGGCAGCTACCTCAGCCCTGCTCCAGGAGACACCAGCAGCTGGGCCAGTGGCCCTGAGAGATGGCCCCGAAGGGAGCATGTGGTGACAGTCAGCAAGAGGTGAGAGCAGTCCCTGCCCATCCCTGCCTCCGCCTCAGTCCTGCCCCAGACCTCTCACCCCTCTCCCAATACCCTGCGCcttctctgctccactcccacccTGGGAACGGGAAACCTTGTCTCCCTTTAGAAGCTTTTGCTGAGGTCCAGGGATTTTTCAGGGGAAACCCATGACCTAATGTGAGTTTGAGGTCGCTGAATTCAGACTTTTCTGAACAGCCTGTATTCCTCCACCCACATCacatgtttgtcttttttttacagGAGGAACACATCTGTGGACGAGAACTATGAGTGGGACTCAGAATTCCCTGGGGACATGGAATTGCTGGAGACTTTGCACCTGGGCTTGGCCAGCTCCCAGCTCAGACCTGAAGCTGAGCCAGAGCTAGGTGTGTGAGCCCCCCGGAAAGGCAGGCATCTCGGCCATACTGTCCCACATCCCCCTGCCACCTTAGGACCCATCTATTCCCAGTcaggccctgcctcccaggctcctcTGCTCTAGACTGTGCCTTGCCCCCTTGGGCCATTTGTACTAGAAGGGCCTATCGAGCTTCACGTCTGAGCTCTTCACTCAGTGAACCTTAGGGCTTCTTCTCATTGTCCTGCCCTCCTCTTGTAGGTGTGAAGACTCCAGAGGAGGGCTGCCTCCTGAACACTGCCCATGTTACTGGCCCTGAGGCCCGCTGTGCTGCCCTTCGGGAGGAATTCCTGGCCTTCCGCCGCCGCCGAGATGCTACTAGGGCTCGGCTACCAGCCTATCGACAGCCAGTCCCCCACCCCGAACAGGCCACTCTGCTGTGAACATCCCTAATGTGAGGCTGGGAAAAGGCATATGGACCTGCAAAGGAGGCCCCCAACCAGACAGACCTAGTTTCAAACTAGGGCACTGCCCCTGCCTGCCCCTTTGGTGCCCAGGCACAGACCCTGATAGTGGGCTTGGGTCACCTTGGTATGGAATGTATGTGCTGACTCCCTAGGTGAGTCTGGGGATTGGAACAGGGATCTTAggtctgcctctctctctctctctctctctgtgtgtgtgtgtgtgtgtgtgtgtctgtgtgtgtgtgtgaagttttTTACAGGTGAATAAACAAAGTTTGAAAGATATTTCTGTGTGTTATCTGTCTCTGAGAGAGTGCCAGGAAAATCCCTGGACCCTTAAAGAAGAGGAGAATCTTCTTGAATAAATGGAGGTACATTCAGCATTCATTCAAGAAacacttattgagtgcttactgagGCCAGCTACTAAAGGCCAGCCATTGAAGTAGATACTGAGAAAATACAAAGCTCTTGAAGACATGCCTTTGCCCTTGAGGAGTTCTTTCTAGTCAGTGAGGCAGACAAGTAAAGAAATAGTTACCGTATGATGTGACAAGTTCTGTGATACAGCTATGTGTTGGTTATTGTAGCACAAAGGAAGATGTTGCATTCAAGGCCACATTTAGTGAACGCTAATATCGTGTGCTGGGACAAATGCCACATATTGGGGGGGAGTCCTCAGGACCCTCACAGAtggtggtaataataataatagtattcactatgtgccaggcactgctctaagccCTATAGGTGGACTGTGTAGTTCTCTACAATTCTATAATTAGGTAGTACTATTAGCTCTGTTCTATAGACCAGGGAACTCAAGCATAGAATGCACAACAGTCACACAGCAGGTAAAGGGTAGAGCAGGTGGGGAGTCAGTCAAGGAAGGGAAACTATCCTAGGCAGAGGAATAGCCTTTGTAAAGGCACAGAGGAATGAGAATGCTTGACAATCAGTGGGACTGGAATATAGGGCTGTGTAGGACTCGGGGAGGGAACAGAGAATAGAAAGGTTGGACAGGACTGGATATTGACATCCTGGAATCTCAGGTTCAAGGGAGGACTCTATCATGTGTGCAGAATAGAGTCCCAGGGGGACTCTGTTCAACTGAAGCCTGAAAGGATGGGGAGCTCTTTCTCCACCCCTGAACTGTGCTGTCCTCCACCCTCAGAGACAAAAGAACCCCGGCCAGCTTCCTCGCGCTGAGGTCTCCCCCTCTGATCCCTCCAGGATTTAGGAAGAGATACCAGGTCGTAGAAAAGGAGATGAAAGGCAGGGAGAAGTCAGGTCTGAACCCTGGGTCCCAACACCGAACACACTCCTAGGGCCCTGGGCAGAGTGACCTCACTGTTAGTCCCTGCCCAGGCTTGAAGTAAGAGGTGAGCAAGATCACGTGGGGGTGCTGTCCCGGCCTGCAAGTCCCAGTCCTGTCACACACTAGTCAGTTGGGGTCGGGGGAAGGCCTTCCTGTGCCTCCGTTTACCTTGCCAGCCTCTAAACTAGGAGGCTTCTTCCCACATAAACACGCCCACAGTCTTTAGCTAACTTTCTAGGTAGAAAGTTTCCTACTGGGGCACAAGTCTACGGGCTCGGGCTCCCGGTGGAGGCTGGGGTACTCACGGGTGGAGACCACTGCAGCTGCCTTTGTAGGTTCAGACTCCCCGAACCTTTAACCCTTGTTCTGGTCTACTGGCCCTCtctctcaagcagtcctccctccttctACGCTGCGGCGCCTTTAAACCTTCTTGGCCCTTGCCCCGCCCCGGGTCCGCCCCGTCTGAGGCGGGACCCTCCTGAAAACCCCCGGCTGGGCAGGGCGGACCACTTGCAGCTGCAGCCCTTGCGTTGAGTGAGTGCGCCGCTCTCCAGCCCGCTTGAACGGTGAGCAGGTCTGGGGGACGGGGGTCGCGGGCATGTGCGTGGTCTGTAGAAAGCAAGAAGCCAGCGCTTTGGACTTGCTCCAGCGAGCTCGGGGATCAAGGGCTGGCACCAGGCAAGGGTCCGGTGACTACCCCGCCCCGTGCGTGCTGTCAGGTCCTGTCCCCAAGCCCTGACCCGACATTGTTGGACGATGAGGTCAGGCGAGGTTAGCCCATGCATAGACAGGGCGTCCGTCCGGAGCAGGGACTCAGGGACTGAGCCCCACCCGCGGGCTCCATCGCTGAGTCCTCACTGGGGCGAGGGGAATAAAGGGCGTCGGACTTTAGCTGGCTGGCCCCGAGTGACCCCGGGTCGTGGCGCCGGCCCTGGGCCAGCTCGTGCTCCTGGGCTTTCCCGCGCCACCCTTCACTTCCTGGTTCCAGGAGCACGTGTGGGCACTGCGTGCCCTCTGAGTCCCCGAGGCCGCCCTTTTCATTCCTGTTCCTGCTAGCTTGCTATTCTGGGGACTTGAGGTCACGGGCTGGGGCTAGGGGGCTCTGCATGGGTCGCACGGTCACCTTCTGTGAAGCTCCAGTCATCTCTATGACGGTCCCCTGACCTCGGGGGTCTGGGTGCTGCAGCCCTGACTGCGCCCCGGGGTGCCCTGTGTGAGGTTGTGGGGGCGGTGGTGGCTGCTTTTACCCTGCCCGAGCGCCGCTGCCCCCACCGGGTGCCCCCTGCTGCTGGGAAAGCCGGTGGTGgccgcgggcgggcgggcgggctgCCCAGACCACTGCGTCACCCCAGCGGCGGGAGGGCGGTGGGTGACTCATCTGCTGTAACGGCCCAGGGTGTGGtcgtgggggtggggggcggcggCTGGGAGGCCGGACCTGCAGGACCGGAGGTGGACTGCCGCCTCCCCCCGCGCCCTGTGCCTCCTGGGGCTACCTGGAGCCAGTGTCCTGGGAGTTCTGTGAGCAGTTGGTATCTGTGGGGCAGAGAGAAACGGGGTGAGAGTGGGGATGGAGTGTGGGATCCGATGTAGAAGACCTGCGGCTGGGA
This portion of the Pongo abelii isolate AG06213 chromosome 1, NHGRI_mPonAbe1-v2.0_pri, whole genome shotgun sequence genome encodes:
- the IGSF9 gene encoding protein turtle homolog A isoform X4 → MVWCLGLAVLSLVISQGADGRGKPEVVSVVGRAGESVVLGCDLLPPAGRPPLHVIEWLRFGFLLPIFIQFGLYSPRIDADYVGRVRLQKGASLQIEGLRVEDQGWYECRVFFLDQHIPEDDFANGSWVHLTVNSPPQFQETPPAVLEVQELEPVTLRCVARGSPLPRVTWKLRGKDLGQGQGQVQVQNGTLRIRRVERGSSGVYTCQASSTEGSATHATQLLVLGPPVIVVPPKNSTVNASQDVSLACHAEAYPANLTYSWFQDNINVFHISRLQPRVRILVDGSLRLQATQPDDAGCYTCVPSNGLLHPPSASAYLTVLCMPGAIRCPVRANPPLLFVSWTKDGKALQLDKFPGWSQGTEGSLIIALGNEDALGEYSCTPYNSLGTAGPSPVTRVLLKAPPAFIELPKEEYFQEVGRELLIPCSAQGDPPPVISWAKVGRGLQGQAQVDSNSSLILRPLTKEAHGRWECSASNAVARVATSTNVYVLGTSPHVVTNVSVVPLPKGANVSWEPGFDGGYLQRFSVWYTPLAKRPDRMHHDWVSLAVPVGAAHLLVPGLQPHTQYQFSVLAQNKLGSGPFSEIVLSAPEGLPTTPAAPRLPPTEIPPPLSPPRGLVAVRTPRGVLLHWDPPELVPKRLDGYVLEGRQGSQGWEVLDPAVAGTETELLVPGLIKDVLYEFRLVAFAGSFVSDPSNTANVSTSGLEVYPSRTQLPGLLPQPVLAGVVGGVCFLGVAVLVSILAACLMNRRRAARRRRRKRLRQDPPLIFSPTGKSAAPSALGSGSPDSVAKLKLQGSPVPSLRQSLLWGDPAGTPSHHPDPPSSRGPLPLEPICRGPDGRFVMGPTVVAPQERSGPEQAEPRTPAQRLARSFDCSSSSPSGAPQPLCIEDISPVAPPPAAPPSPLPGPGPLLQYLSLPFFREMNVDGDWPPLEEPNPAAPPDYMDTRRCPTSSFLRSPDTPPVSPRESLPGAVVGAGATAEPPYTALADWTLRERLLPGLLPAAPRGSLTSQSSGRGSASFLRPPSTAPSAGGSYLSPAPGDTSSWASGPERWPRREHVVTVSKRRNTSVDENYEWDSEFPGDMELLETLHLGLASSQLRPEAEPELGVKTPEEGCLLNTAHVTGPEARCAALREEFLAFRRRRDATRARLPAYRQPVPHPEQATLL
- the IGSF9 gene encoding protein turtle homolog A isoform X2; translation: MVWCLGLAVLSLVISQGADGRGKPEVVSVVGRAGESVVLGCDLLPPAGRPPLHVIEWLRFGFLLPIFIQFGLYSPRIDADYVGRVRLQKGASLQIEGLRVEDQGWYECRVFFLDQHIPEDDFANGSWVHLTVNSPPQFQETPPAVLEVQELEPVTLRCVARGSPLPRVTWKLRGKDLGQGQGQVQVQNGTLRIRRVERGSSGVYTCQASSTEGSATHATQLLVLGPPVIVVPPKNSTVNASQDVSLACHAEAYPANLTYSWFQDNINVFHISRLQPRVRILVDGSLRLQATQPDDAGCYTCVPSNGLLHPPSASAYLTVLCMPGAIRCPVRANPPLLFVSWTKDGKALQLDKFPGWSQGTEGSLIIALGNEDALGEYSCTPYNSLGTAGPSPVTRVLLKLWEEECSAEVCTSLRVLPKPASPYYTTIFLQPLPTGEQKQSQRGIERWRENEVETGLAPPAFIELPKEEYFQEVGRELLIPCSAQGDPPPVISWAKVGRGLQGQAQVDSNSSLILRPLTKEAHGRWECSASNAVARVATSTNVYVLGTSPHVVTNVSVVPLPKGANVSWEPGFDGGYLQRFSVWYTPLAKRPDRMHHDWVSLAVPVGAAHLLVPGLQPHTQYQFSVLAQNKLGSGPFSEIVLSAPEGLPTTPAAPRLPPTEIPPPLSPPRGLVAVRTPRGVLLHWDPPELVPKRLDGYVLEGRQGSQGWEVLDPAVAGTETELLVPGLIKDVLYEFRLVAFAGSFVSDPSNTANVSTSGLEVYPSRTQLPGLLPQPVLAGVVGGVCFLGVAVLVSILAACLMNRRRAARRRRRKRLRQDPPLIFSPTGKSAAPSALGSGSPDSVAKLKLQGSPVPSLRQSLLWGDPAGTPSHHPDPPSSRGPLPLEPICRGPDGRFVMGPTVVAPQERSGPEQAEPRTPAQRLARSFDCSSSSPSGAPQPLCIEDISPVAPPPAAPPSPLPGPGPLLQYLSLPFFREMNVDGDWPPLEEPNPAAPPDYMDTRRCPTSSFLRSPDTPPVSPRESLPGAVVGAGATAEPPYTALADWTLRERLLPGLLPAAPRGSLTSQSSGRGSASFLRPPSTAPSAGGSYLSPAPGDTSSWASGPERWPRREHVVTVSKRRNTSVDENYEWDSEFPGDMELLETLHLGLASSQLRPEAEPELGVKTPEEGCLLNTAHVTGPEARCAALREEFLAFRRRRDATRARLPAYRQPVPHPEQATLL